A window of Candidatus Vicinibacter proximus contains these coding sequences:
- a CDS encoding tetratricopeptide repeat protein — protein sequence MTHKYVKFLIKYNSIVLLLVMFSCKVKNVADPNKSNSIDLNSILQVTQLIDQNPTSDSLYIKRAQLYLESQQIDSAISDAKKSIELNSKNPKYYYFLSDAYILALDSKNALTVMDSAILLFPDDLETLLKKTRLQLILKQYMNGLATLDRLFLLDPQNAYGYYLAGHIFYETGDTGRAINSYQKATDNDPELREAWIQLGDVMSLRKNPLSIRYYDNALKLDSNDIETLHNKAFALQSLDRQKEAIQQYLSNVKSFPEYELSYYNLGLYYQSLDSIDQAIIYLTHSIRLNPNEPTTYYQRGKCYLTLKNKIKAKIDFEQALRINPDYVEVKNELAQLK from the coding sequence ATGACTCATAAGTATGTTAAATTTCTAATTAAATACAATTCAATTGTATTGCTTTTAGTAATGTTCAGTTGCAAGGTCAAAAATGTTGCTGATCCTAATAAAAGTAATTCAATTGATCTGAATTCAATTCTTCAAGTAACTCAATTAATTGACCAAAATCCTACATCTGATAGTCTTTATATTAAAAGAGCTCAATTGTATCTTGAATCCCAACAAATTGATTCAGCTATTTCAGATGCTAAAAAATCAATCGAACTGAATTCAAAGAATCCTAAATACTACTATTTTCTATCTGATGCATATATCCTTGCTCTAGACTCTAAAAATGCATTAACTGTCATGGATTCCGCCATTTTACTTTTCCCTGACGACTTGGAAACTCTTCTAAAAAAGACAAGACTCCAACTTATCCTCAAACAGTATATGAATGGCTTAGCGACTTTAGACAGATTATTTTTGTTAGATCCACAAAATGCCTACGGATACTATCTTGCAGGACATATATTTTATGAAACTGGAGATACAGGAAGAGCAATCAATAGTTATCAAAAAGCCACGGACAATGACCCAGAACTTAGGGAAGCTTGGATTCAATTGGGAGATGTAATGTCTCTTCGTAAAAATCCACTTTCCATACGATATTATGATAATGCCTTAAAATTAGATAGCAATGACATTGAAACGTTACACAATAAAGCATTTGCTTTACAATCACTTGATAGACAAAAAGAAGCCATTCAACAATATCTTTCAAACGTTAAATCCTTTCCGGAATATGAATTGAGTTATTACAATTTAGGTCTGTATTATCAAAGTTTAGATTCAATAGATCAAGCAATTATATACCTAACTCATTCCATAAGACTAAATCCTAACGAACCAACTACGTATTACCAAAGAGGAAAATGCTATCTCACCTTAAAAAATAAAATCAAAGCTAAAATTGATTTTGAACAAGCATTAAGAATTAATCCTGATTATGTAGAGGTAAAAAATGAACTTGCACAATTAAAATAA
- a CDS encoding Gfo/Idh/MocA family oxidoreductase, which translates to MSNLYSRRQLLKLFGLSAGTLAFPFDDIKNSFDELFDKVDKIPFKKVERKITAITLGAGARGNTYGNYAIDFPEQIQIVGVAEPIQIRNDRYATKHKIQNENRFVTWEHVFEKPKFADAIIITTPDHLHFGPCMKALEMGYDVLLEKPMAQTEKECRAILAQVRKTKRIVAICHVLRYAPYFIKLKELIHSGAIGELISIQHFEPIEHIHMSHSFVRGNWHNSKETTPIILAKSCHDLDIMRWLIGKNSKHISAFGNLKWFTSKNAPEGSSNRCLDGCKVENSCPYSAKKIYYDKRSWTYVFDLPLKKEEQGDAILEYLKTTNYGRCVYKMENNQPDHIVCSILFDDDITANFSMEAFTSYGGRRTRVMGSMGDIVGDMSKFVYTDFRTGKTMDWDTNQIDDGIYKHHGHGGGDYRLMNDWVAAISAQNENLLTSTIDASIESHIMGFAAEKSRLNKKTIQIIL; encoded by the coding sequence ATGTCAAATCTATACAGCCGTAGGCAGCTGCTTAAACTATTTGGACTCAGCGCAGGTACACTTGCGTTTCCATTTGATGACATTAAAAATAGTTTTGATGAATTGTTCGACAAAGTTGATAAAATTCCCTTTAAGAAAGTTGAAAGAAAGATTACTGCAATCACATTAGGAGCTGGTGCTAGAGGAAATACATATGGAAATTATGCCATCGACTTTCCCGAACAAATTCAAATAGTAGGTGTAGCAGAACCAATCCAAATTAGAAATGACCGATACGCCACAAAACACAAAATTCAAAACGAAAACAGGTTTGTAACCTGGGAACATGTTTTTGAAAAACCAAAATTTGCTGACGCAATAATCATTACCACTCCGGATCATTTACACTTTGGCCCTTGCATGAAAGCTTTAGAAATGGGTTATGATGTTTTGTTGGAAAAACCCATGGCTCAAACCGAAAAGGAATGTAGAGCAATCCTCGCCCAAGTAAGAAAGACAAAAAGAATTGTAGCTATTTGTCATGTGTTGAGATATGCTCCTTATTTTATAAAACTTAAAGAGCTTATTCACAGTGGCGCAATAGGTGAATTGATAAGTATTCAACATTTTGAACCTATCGAACACATACATATGTCGCATTCGTTTGTGAGAGGTAATTGGCACAATTCAAAAGAAACTACGCCCATAATTCTTGCAAAATCTTGCCATGACTTAGACATTATGAGGTGGTTGATTGGCAAAAATTCTAAACATATTTCCGCTTTTGGAAATCTAAAGTGGTTTACCAGTAAAAATGCTCCGGAAGGCAGTTCCAATAGATGTTTAGATGGTTGTAAAGTTGAAAATTCGTGTCCATATTCTGCGAAGAAAATTTACTATGATAAGAGATCCTGGACATATGTATTTGATCTTCCTTTAAAAAAAGAAGAACAAGGCGATGCCATATTAGAATATTTAAAAACTACTAATTATGGAAGATGTGTTTATAAAATGGAAAATAATCAACCTGATCATATTGTTTGTTCCATTTTATTTGACGATGACATAACTGCTAATTTCAGTATGGAAGCCTTTACTTCATACGGTGGACGAAGAACAAGAGTTATGGGTAGTATGGGTGATATAGTTGGTGATATGTCAAAATTTGTCTATACTGATTTCCGGACTGGAAAAACTATGGATTGGGATACTAATCAGATTGACGATGGTATCTATAAACATCATGGACATGGTGGTGGAGATTATCGACTAATGAATGATTGGGTAGCCGCAATTTCTGCACAAAATGAAAATTTACTCACTTCGACAATTGACGCATCCATAGAAAGCCACATTATGGGATTTGCTGCAGAAAAAAGTAGGTTAAATAAGAAAACAATACAAATAATATTATAA
- a CDS encoding insulinase family protein produces MSVKNKKIVEAATNKPAPSDSKGISSNVTSASPAVSSNAVGATKLTTVEGITEYSLPNGFRFLVFPDNSKQTITVNITYKVGSRHEAYGETGMAHLLEHLVFKGTPNHPDIPNELSSHGARPNGTTWYDRTNYFETFSATEENLKWALDLEADRMVNSYIAKKDLDKEMSVVRNEFESGENDPGGVLMERVMSTAFLWHNYGNTTIGSRSDIEKVPIERLQGFYRKYYQPDNAVLMVAGKVDEKKVVDLVTEYFGKIPKPQRELIPTYTEEPVQDGERLVTLKRVGDVQVASCMYHIPPGSHPDAAAMDILTDILTIEPSGRLYKSLVETKKASQIYGWCATLNEPGFVYFNAQVRKESNLEEAKSILLNTLDQLGSNPISKEEVERAKNKQLKDMEFLSLNTERLGTSISEYIGMGDWRLAFLYRDNVRKVTVEDVQRVAATYLKPSNRTVGLFIPEDKPNRAEIPQAPDIAALLNGYKGDPPKAQGEEFDPSPMNIESRTHRGQENKSIKWAFLPKSTKGNIVNATLTLRMGDEKSLKNMALVSQFTASMLDRGTKSMSRQQLKDEFDRLKARVNVFGAGGQVNVSVQTTKDNLPAVMKIVADVLKNPAFSEKEFEELRNEQLAGIEEQKSDPQALASNALSRHLNPYPKDDIRYVMTLEEEIEAIKSTKLEDIKKFHAEFYGANNSTLAVVGDFDEPAIKAQVNKDFSKWNSKKSYSRIEDKYIDVPKTELNIETPDKANAIFLAGCNLQVKDSDPEYAAMVMGNYILGGGFLNSRLATRIRQKEGISYGVGSMFSADALDKSGSFTVYAIYAPENRDKLEKAFKEEIEKMLKEGFTAKELEDAKSGILQSKKVNRSQDNSLANTLNRYSFLNRNFTFDEELEKKLSTLSVEEVNSAMKKHISLDKISMFKGGDFANKIKKP; encoded by the coding sequence ATGAGTGTAAAGAATAAAAAGATTGTAGAAGCTGCCACAAATAAGCCAGCTCCTTCAGATTCAAAAGGTATTTCCTCAAATGTTACCAGTGCCTCTCCTGCCGTATCATCCAATGCAGTTGGAGCCACTAAATTAACAACCGTAGAGGGAATTACAGAATATTCCTTACCAAATGGATTCCGATTTTTGGTTTTTCCCGATAACTCTAAGCAAACCATTACTGTAAACATCACTTATAAGGTGGGTTCCAGACATGAAGCTTATGGAGAAACCGGAATGGCACACTTGTTGGAACATTTGGTCTTCAAAGGCACCCCAAATCACCCGGACATCCCCAACGAGTTGTCCAGTCATGGAGCCAGACCAAATGGAACTACATGGTATGACAGAACTAACTATTTTGAGACTTTCTCCGCAACTGAGGAAAATCTTAAGTGGGCTTTGGATCTGGAAGCTGATCGTATGGTGAATTCCTATATAGCTAAAAAGGACTTGGACAAAGAAATGTCCGTTGTGAGAAATGAATTTGAATCTGGTGAAAACGATCCCGGTGGAGTATTGATGGAAAGAGTAATGTCCACTGCTTTCTTATGGCATAACTATGGAAATACCACCATAGGATCAAGATCAGACATTGAGAAAGTTCCAATTGAAAGACTTCAGGGTTTTTATAGAAAATACTATCAACCGGACAATGCAGTACTTATGGTTGCCGGAAAAGTAGATGAAAAGAAGGTTGTAGATTTAGTAACCGAATATTTTGGTAAAATACCAAAACCGCAAAGAGAGTTAATTCCAACTTACACAGAAGAACCCGTACAAGATGGTGAACGATTGGTAACTTTAAAAAGGGTTGGAGATGTTCAGGTTGCTTCCTGTATGTACCATATTCCCCCAGGTTCCCATCCCGATGCTGCAGCAATGGATATTCTAACAGACATTTTGACAATAGAACCCTCAGGAAGGCTATATAAATCATTAGTTGAGACCAAAAAAGCTTCACAAATTTATGGTTGGTGCGCCACTTTGAACGAGCCCGGGTTTGTTTATTTTAATGCTCAAGTCAGAAAAGAAAGTAATTTAGAAGAAGCAAAAAGTATTCTTTTGAACACCTTAGATCAATTAGGAAGTAACCCAATTTCGAAAGAAGAGGTTGAACGGGCTAAAAACAAACAATTGAAAGACATGGAATTCTTGTCTCTGAATACAGAAAGATTGGGAACTTCAATCAGTGAATATATTGGCATGGGAGATTGGCGTCTCGCTTTCCTTTACAGAGATAACGTTAGAAAAGTCACAGTCGAGGATGTTCAAAGAGTGGCTGCTACATATTTGAAACCATCAAACCGAACTGTAGGTTTATTTATTCCTGAAGATAAGCCTAATCGTGCTGAAATTCCTCAAGCTCCGGATATTGCTGCTTTGCTAAATGGATATAAAGGAGATCCTCCTAAAGCCCAAGGTGAAGAGTTTGATCCTTCGCCTATGAATATTGAAAGCAGGACACACAGAGGACAGGAAAATAAGTCTATTAAGTGGGCCTTCCTACCAAAATCTACAAAAGGCAATATTGTAAATGCCACATTGACCCTACGAATGGGTGATGAGAAGAGTTTAAAAAATATGGCTTTAGTGAGTCAATTTACTGCTTCAATGCTTGATCGTGGAACTAAATCCATGAGTCGACAACAGCTAAAAGATGAATTTGATCGATTGAAAGCTAGAGTTAATGTTTTTGGTGCTGGCGGACAAGTTAATGTTTCCGTTCAGACCACTAAAGATAACTTACCTGCAGTGATGAAAATTGTTGCAGATGTACTTAAAAATCCGGCATTTAGCGAGAAAGAGTTTGAAGAATTGAGAAATGAACAATTAGCCGGCATTGAAGAACAAAAATCCGATCCACAAGCTTTAGCGAGCAATGCATTAAGTCGTCATTTGAATCCCTATCCTAAAGATGATATTAGATATGTGATGACATTAGAAGAAGAGATTGAAGCGATTAAATCGACTAAATTAGAAGATATAAAAAAATTTCATGCTGAATTTTATGGAGCAAATAATTCAACTCTTGCAGTGGTAGGTGACTTTGATGAACCTGCGATCAAAGCACAAGTGAATAAAGACTTTAGCAAATGGAACAGTAAAAAATCGTATTCAAGAATTGAAGATAAATATATTGATGTTCCAAAAACAGAACTCAACATTGAAACCCCAGACAAAGCAAATGCAATTTTCTTAGCAGGATGTAATTTACAGGTAAAAGATAGCGATCCTGAATACGCAGCAATGGTAATGGGTAATTACATTTTGGGTGGTGGATTTCTGAATAGTCGTTTGGCTACTCGAATTCGACAAAAAGAAGGTATTTCCTATGGTGTAGGCTCTATGTTTTCAGCAGATGCTTTAGACAAGTCAGGTAGTTTTACGGTATATGCAATTTATGCTCCCGAGAATAGGGATAAATTAGAAAAAGCATTTAAAGAAGAAATTGAAAAAATGCTTAAAGAGGGTTTTACTGCTAAGGAACTGGAAGATGCGAAATCCGGCATTTTACAATCAAAAAAGGTTAATAGATCCCAAGATAATAGTTTAGCAAATACACTAAACAGGTACAGTTTTTTAAACAGGAATTTTACTTTTGATGAAGAATTAGAAAAAAAGTTGTCCACTTTATCTGTTGAAGAAGTAAATTCAGCCATGAAAAAGCACATAAGTTTAGACAAAATAAGTATGTTTAAAGGTGGTGATTTTGCCAATAAAATCAAAAAGCCTTAA
- a CDS encoding TIGR02757 family protein has protein sequence MIKDLLEHYSAHYNQLGFIDQDPIQIPHRYSKPEDIEIIGFWVAILAWGNRKSIVAKGLDLCRLMEDTPYDFIRNHKDSDRKRFSSFIHRTFNATDSYYFLEFLQNWYEKNKSLESAFLLPDQHQGIKMESMLEQFYQNFFSMDLVPGRTRKHVSRPATGSRCKRLLMYLRWMVRKDDNGVDFGIWKTIHPSQLMIPLDVHVERSARKLGMLTRKSLDWKAVRELSDFCSHLRPEDPAFYDYGLFGISLENRTLEKNI, from the coding sequence TTGATTAAGGACTTACTGGAACATTATTCAGCACATTATAACCAGTTAGGTTTTATTGATCAGGATCCAATTCAAATTCCACACCGGTACTCAAAACCTGAAGATATTGAAATTATTGGATTTTGGGTAGCTATTCTTGCATGGGGTAACAGAAAATCTATTGTTGCAAAAGGACTTGATTTATGTAGATTAATGGAAGATACACCATATGATTTTATCCGAAATCACAAGGATTCAGATCGGAAAAGGTTCAGTTCATTTATCCACCGTACATTTAATGCAACCGACAGTTATTATTTTCTGGAATTCCTTCAAAATTGGTATGAGAAAAACAAAAGCCTTGAATCAGCCTTTTTGCTTCCTGATCAGCATCAGGGTATAAAAATGGAGAGCATGCTAGAACAGTTTTATCAAAACTTTTTCTCCATGGACCTGGTACCTGGCAGAACCCGCAAACATGTCTCAAGACCAGCAACGGGATCCAGATGTAAACGATTGCTAATGTATCTTAGATGGATGGTCAGAAAAGATGATAATGGGGTAGATTTTGGAATATGGAAAACAATTCATCCATCACAATTAATGATTCCCTTGGACGTTCATGTTGAGCGTTCAGCCAGAAAGCTAGGAATGCTCACCAGGAAGTCATTGGATTGGAAGGCAGTCCGGGAGCTCTCCGATTTCTGTAGTCACCTGAGGCCTGAAGATCCTGCATTTTATGATTACGGACTTTTTGGCATTAGCCTGGAAAACAGAACCCTGGAAAAAAATATTTAA
- a CDS encoding DUF4153 domain-containing protein, with protein MKILSLEGLIPALLNAFRRFPLSLTVAYLATLIYLWLFRHEDKSDYWTPILFAMHVGFPLLVGAQLIHESILKAQLHRWLLYLVGIILVVILGYYTGDIESPEYSYSCFLSFFASVLMVSFTGFLKEKGNTSFWIFNQEVFVSLFLTVLYTILLIAGLEGAVAAIRALFEFKWYEQIYSDIPILVIGFFSTSYWAANLPEKLIQEKDEFDFYKQNLIVVKFILIPLTILYFLILYSYGLKILLQWNLPEGWVGSLCLGFSMVGVFTYLLNYLLPEYNSSKILWWFRKYFFLSLIPVLILLAVAIIRRILDYGLTEERILVAAAGFWLFLISMHFVFQQEKLKLIPISLAIFCLLLAFGPTSVYELSWKSQEIQLNKFADRNGLVHNGLWKTDIELDAEKMERFRNIVHYLSSRGKLETLISKISNEQDRKMIKETDKYLQTDLIVKTLNYKSKEDIANNDNISYNLNGFVSVSFEDLEGSLIAEMSAFADQLSSESKEKYKIDISEDQKDVTLTISGYTPIKLNLIDSLQLKYNNSWELSQQSKNGKSKLYHFVYNLGGLKYTILLREFSIIKSKDGYKIESLRADLLK; from the coding sequence ATGAAAATTCTGAGTTTAGAAGGCTTGATTCCAGCATTACTAAATGCATTTAGGCGTTTTCCATTGAGTCTGACTGTGGCTTATTTAGCTACTTTAATCTACTTATGGTTGTTTAGACATGAGGATAAGTCAGATTATTGGACTCCAATTTTATTTGCCATGCACGTGGGTTTTCCATTGTTGGTAGGGGCACAATTGATCCATGAGTCAATTCTTAAAGCACAGCTCCATAGATGGTTGCTTTATCTTGTGGGAATAATTCTAGTGGTGATCCTGGGATACTATACTGGTGATATAGAATCTCCTGAATATAGTTATTCATGTTTTTTGAGTTTTTTCGCTTCAGTCTTAATGGTATCCTTTACCGGGTTTTTAAAAGAAAAGGGAAACACCAGCTTTTGGATCTTTAATCAGGAAGTCTTTGTTAGCCTTTTTTTGACCGTTTTATATACGATTCTATTAATTGCAGGACTAGAAGGGGCGGTTGCAGCAATAAGGGCTTTATTTGAATTTAAATGGTATGAACAGATTTATTCCGACATTCCAATTCTGGTAATAGGCTTCTTTAGTACAAGCTATTGGGCTGCAAATTTGCCTGAAAAATTAATCCAGGAAAAAGATGAATTTGATTTTTATAAACAAAATTTGATTGTCGTAAAATTCATATTAATCCCTTTGACAATATTATATTTTTTGATTCTTTACAGTTATGGATTGAAGATCTTATTACAATGGAATTTGCCAGAAGGTTGGGTAGGTAGTTTATGTCTGGGGTTCTCTATGGTTGGCGTCTTTACTTATCTTTTGAATTACTTGTTGCCTGAATACAACAGCTCTAAGATTTTATGGTGGTTCAGAAAGTATTTTTTTCTTTCACTTATTCCTGTATTGATTCTTTTGGCGGTGGCTATTATCAGAAGGATTTTAGATTATGGTCTTACCGAAGAAAGAATTTTAGTAGCAGCTGCCGGTTTTTGGTTATTTCTAATTAGCATGCATTTTGTTTTTCAGCAAGAGAAGCTAAAGCTGATTCCCATAAGTCTTGCAATTTTTTGTTTGCTTTTAGCCTTCGGACCTACTAGCGTTTATGAATTGTCCTGGAAAAGTCAGGAAATTCAATTGAACAAGTTTGCAGACCGGAATGGACTAGTTCATAATGGTCTGTGGAAAACAGATATTGAATTGGACGCAGAGAAAATGGAAAGATTTAGAAATATTGTACATTACTTATCCTCCAGAGGAAAGCTCGAAACCTTAATTAGTAAAATTAGCAATGAGCAGGATAGGAAAATGATCAAAGAAACTGATAAATATCTCCAGACAGATCTGATCGTAAAGACACTAAATTATAAATCCAAAGAAGATATAGCAAACAATGACAATATTAGTTACAATTTGAATGGATTTGTTTCTGTATCTTTTGAAGATTTGGAAGGAAGTCTGATTGCAGAGATGTCTGCATTTGCTGATCAGTTAAGTTCAGAATCGAAAGAAAAATACAAGATAGATATTTCTGAAGACCAAAAGGATGTAACTCTAACGATTAGTGGATATACCCCAATTAAACTGAACTTAATTGACAGTCTTCAATTAAAATATAATAATTCTTGGGAGTTATCGCAACAGAGCAAGAACGGTAAAAGCAAATTATACCACTTTGTTTATAATTTGGGTGGATTAAAATACACCATCCTCCTGCGTGAATTTTCAATAATTAAATCGAAGGACGGTTATAAAATTGAAAGCCTTAGAGCCGATTTATTGAAGTGA
- a CDS encoding lytic transglycosylase domain-containing protein yields MEKIISRIRVKWVFFIFVFILVVGTLFVATKTPYNFSFDPLPQKIHAIKLGNHITFSGENVPVEYFDVAERLDRELLLNTYQHSSTILNLKLCRRFFPTIEQIFREEGVPDDLKYLAIAESSLRNAVSSSGAKGFWQFRELAASEFGLEINDFIDERNHFEKSTRAAAKYLTKLNSRFGSWTLAAAAYNMGPTALQSAMNEQKENNYYDLNLSEETNRYVFRILAIKEIMKDPERFGYFLTEDDLYEPLNKYEIVEVDSALNSLADFAHQNNITYRQLKLYNPWLLKSNLPVKPGRIYKISIPK; encoded by the coding sequence ATGGAGAAAATAATTTCAAGAATTAGAGTTAAGTGGGTGTTTTTTATTTTCGTTTTTATTTTAGTCGTTGGAACGTTATTCGTAGCCACCAAAACACCTTATAACTTTTCATTTGACCCATTGCCTCAAAAGATTCATGCAATTAAATTGGGGAATCACATTACATTTTCAGGAGAAAATGTTCCGGTTGAATATTTTGATGTTGCAGAAAGATTGGATAGAGAACTTTTGTTAAATACATACCAACATTCTTCTACCATCCTAAATCTTAAGTTGTGTAGAAGATTTTTTCCAACCATTGAGCAAATCTTTAGAGAGGAAGGAGTCCCTGATGATCTTAAATATTTGGCTATAGCAGAAAGTTCCCTAAGAAATGCGGTTTCTTCTTCAGGAGCAAAAGGATTTTGGCAGTTCAGAGAATTAGCGGCAAGCGAATTTGGTCTGGAAATAAATGATTTCATAGATGAACGAAATCACTTTGAGAAATCCACACGGGCCGCTGCAAAATATCTTACCAAACTAAATTCCAGATTTGGTAGCTGGACATTAGCTGCTGCCGCATACAACATGGGTCCAACCGCTCTTCAAAGTGCAATGAATGAGCAAAAGGAGAACAATTATTATGACTTGAATTTAAGCGAAGAAACTAACAGATATGTATTTCGAATACTGGCTATAAAGGAAATTATGAAAGATCCGGAACGATTTGGTTATTTTCTGACAGAAGACGACCTTTATGAACCTTTAAATAAATATGAAATTGTGGAGGTTGACTCTGCATTGAATAGTTTAGCTGATTTTGCTCATCAAAATAATATTACATATCGACAATTGAAGTTATATAACCCATGGTTATTAAAATCTAATTTGCCAGTTAAACCAGGCAGAATTTATAAAATAAGTATTCCAAAATAA
- a CDS encoding GH3 auxin-responsive promoter family protein, with amino-acid sequence MKNLINSIWAQYLKIHKGEIEEFIRHPHDVQWKQLKKILKRAENTEWGQRYSFKDVGEAGDWKTAIPIFEYDDIKTDIHRMMKGERDILWPGRVKYFAKSSGTTADKSKYIPVTNENHKDCHTKGGWRLVSRLYDNLKNPRIVAGKSILLAGSLKDDIPEFPGSIVGDVSAVIFSRLNPIALSFITPGLEVNLLENFEEKLDKIASICSKEDITMVAGTPTWSMVLFKKILDLTGKDNILEVWPNMQVFVHGAVSFVPYRKPFEQFFPSPEMSYMETYNASEGYFAVQYDFEHDDMLLLLDNGVFYEFIPMSEWEEEHPKTHLLSEVEIGKNYAMVITTNSGLYRYKIGDTISFTSTDPYKIKITGRIKQFINVFGEEVMVSNTDQALADTCASFGAMVKEYTVAPIFLQSTSKGGHEWVIEFEKSPLDSEAFAIALDQNLQRLNSDYEAKRYKSLALGNLKLNVAPEGTFMDWMKFRNKIGAQQKVPRLSNTRQYIDEILNIMNNKS; translated from the coding sequence ATGAAAAACCTAATTAACTCAATCTGGGCGCAATACCTCAAAATTCATAAAGGAGAGATTGAAGAATTTATCAGGCACCCACATGATGTCCAATGGAAGCAATTAAAGAAAATTCTTAAAAGGGCAGAAAATACTGAATGGGGCCAAAGGTATTCTTTTAAAGATGTTGGAGAGGCTGGAGACTGGAAAACTGCGATTCCAATTTTTGAATATGATGATATAAAGACGGATATTCATCGAATGATGAAAGGAGAAAGGGATATACTTTGGCCTGGAAGGGTGAAATATTTTGCAAAATCATCAGGCACAACCGCAGATAAGAGTAAATATATTCCCGTTACGAACGAAAATCATAAAGATTGTCATACAAAGGGTGGATGGCGTCTGGTTTCCCGACTTTATGATAATTTAAAGAATCCACGAATTGTGGCAGGGAAAAGTATTTTGCTAGCTGGGAGTCTTAAAGATGACATTCCTGAGTTTCCCGGAAGTATTGTTGGAGATGTCTCTGCTGTCATTTTTAGTCGATTGAATCCCATTGCACTTAGTTTTATTACCCCTGGGCTTGAAGTGAACCTCTTGGAGAATTTTGAAGAAAAGCTTGATAAAATTGCAAGTATATGTAGTAAGGAAGATATCACAATGGTCGCAGGGACGCCTACCTGGTCCATGGTATTGTTCAAAAAAATACTTGATTTAACAGGAAAGGATAACATTCTTGAGGTTTGGCCAAATATGCAGGTGTTTGTTCATGGGGCTGTGAGTTTTGTCCCGTATCGTAAACCATTCGAACAATTTTTTCCATCTCCAGAGATGAGTTATATGGAGACTTACAATGCAAGCGAGGGATATTTTGCTGTACAGTATGATTTTGAACACGATGACATGCTTCTCTTGTTGGATAATGGTGTTTTTTATGAATTCATTCCAATGAGTGAATGGGAAGAGGAGCACCCTAAGACACATTTGCTTTCAGAAGTAGAGATTGGAAAGAACTACGCCATGGTAATTACCACTAACTCAGGTTTATATCGATATAAAATTGGGGATACCATTAGTTTTACTTCAACGGATCCGTATAAAATTAAAATTACAGGAAGGATAAAGCAGTTTATTAACGTCTTTGGCGAAGAGGTAATGGTATCCAATACAGATCAGGCTCTGGCAGACACCTGTGCATCTTTTGGAGCAATGGTAAAGGAATATACGGTTGCCCCTATATTTCTCCAAAGCACAAGTAAGGGTGGACATGAATGGGTCATAGAATTTGAAAAATCGCCACTTGATTCAGAGGCTTTTGCAATAGCTCTGGATCAAAATCTTCAAAGACTTAACTCCGATTACGAGGCAAAAAGGTATAAAAGTCTGGCTCTGGGGAATTTGAAACTTAATGTTGCTCCGGAAGGTACTTTTATGGATTGGATGAAATTCCGCAACAAAATTGGTGCACAGCAAAAAGTCCCAAGATTGTCTAATACTCGACAGTATATAGACGAAATTCTAAACATTATGAATAACAAATCATAA